A stretch of the Esox lucius isolate fEsoLuc1 chromosome 2, fEsoLuc1.pri, whole genome shotgun sequence genome encodes the following:
- the cdkn2aip gene encoding CDKN2A-interacting protein — translation MAEGRSGDDIVSEYLDQNPHLVQWVESLRGVQETNKQWHARREFILRNMEKFPTIQQGFPSPGLDRLLSLSMCWANHIFLGCRYPQPVMNKIKEMGDGVVVNDAPVRKSRDEIMGKGKRTAGGDGDACSKPTKAGPNESRSGNPFKQGPPPQAPAKHQPFFNRLYKAVAWKLVSAGGIGPNLDHFEILRACTESLKETLSCVFVPLKDIPDLPAARTQKEGQVCELRCQTVYLGTGYGRDEAAARSMASKEALKVFQGRKVMVKICRRRFNGRDVEDLVLLDDQPRNPGFPPAISYPFQTEQEGEGPS, via the exons ATGGCggaggggaggagtggagaTGATATTGTTTCAGAGTACCTGGACCAGAACCCTCATCTGGTCCAGTGGGTGGAGTCACTCCGAGGAGTGCAGGAGACCAATAAGCAGTGGCATGCCAGGCGAGAGTTTATCCTGAGAAACATGGAGAAGTTTCCCACAATCCAGCAAGGCTTCCCCAGCCCGGGGCTTGACAGGCTGCTCTCTCTGTCCATGTGCTGGGCCAACCACATCTTCTTGGGATGcag ATACCCTCAACCGGTCATGAACAAGATTAAGGAAATGGGGGATGGAGTGGTTGTCAATGATGCTCCAGTTCGAAAGTCAAGGGATGAAATAATGGGGAAAGGGAAGAGGACGGCAG GGGGTGACGGCGATGCCTGCTCCAAGCCCACCAAGGCTGGACCTAACGAATCACGATCTGGAAACCCCTTTAAGCAGGGCCCGCCCCCGCAGGCCCCAGCCAAGCATCAACCCTTCTTCAACCGCCTCTACAAGGCTGTCGCATGGAAGCTGGTGTCGGCAGGGGGCATTGGCCCTAACCTGGATCACTTCGAGATCCTACGGGCCTGCACCGAGTCATTGAAGGAGACCCTGAGCTGTGTCTTTGTGCCCCTGAAGGACATCCCCGACCTGCCAGCAGCACGCACCCAAAAGGAGGGGCAGGTGTGTGAGCTGCGCTGCCAGACGGTCTACCTGGGCACAGGCTACGGGCGCGACGAGGCAGCCGCCAGGTCCATGGCTTCCAAGGAGGCCCTCAAGGTCTTCCAGGGCCGCAAGGTGATGGTGAAGATCTGCCGCCGGCGATTCAATGGCAGGGATGTAGAGGATCTGGTGCTCCTGGACGATCAGCCCAGGAACCCAGGCTTCCCACCCGCTATCAGCTACCCCTTCCAGACAGAGCAGGAGGGGGAAGGGCCATCGTAG
- the LOC105014946 gene encoding cocaine- and amphetamine-regulated transcript protein-like, with amino-acid sequence MESSRLWTRVVVCAVLLSFVLTAEIDDSNSELDLDTRSVRDFYPKDPNLTNEKQLLGALHDVLEKLQTKRLPFWEKKFGQVPTCDVGEQCAVRKGARIGKMCDCPRGAFCNFFLLKCL; translated from the exons ATGGAGAGCTCCAGGTTATGGACAAGAGTTGTTGTTTGCGCGGTGCTACTGTCTTTCGTTCTTACTGCGGAAATTGACGATTCCAATTCCGAATTGGATCTTGACACAAGAAGTGTGAGGGACTTCTACCCCAAAGATCCGAACTTGACCAACGAAAAGCAACTG CTTGGAGCATTACATGACGTCCTAGAAAAACTACAAACCAAGAGGCTTCCATTCTGGGAAAAGAAATTCGGCCAAGTTCCTACG TGCGACGTTGGAGAGCAGTGCGCTGTGAGAAAGGGCGCGAGAATCGGCAAAATGTGCGATTGCCCTCGCGGAGCGTTTTGTAACTTTTTTCTGCTTAAGTGTTTGTGA